CGTCGCCCTGGGCGTGCACCTGATGGAATGGGGCGGGGAGACGGTGCCGGATTGGGTGTTTGCCGCCGGCGCCCAGACCATCACTTGCAACGGCTGGCGCATCCCCAAGTACTGGGATCCCGTCTTCCTGGCCAAACTGGAGCACTTCGTCCAGGCCCTGGCGGCGCGCTATGACAATGACCCGCGCATCGAATGGATCCAGATCGGCACGGGCATTTATGGGGAGAACCAGCCCTCGATAGACGAGCACGACGCCTGTGTGGAAGCGGCCATGAGTCAGGACTTCCCCAGCGAGGACCTTTCCGGCGTCTGGGTCGGCACGGTGAAGCTCATCACCGATATATATGCCCGCGCCTTCCAGAATAAGGCCGTGCTCCTCCAATTTGCCCCCACTTTCAAGCATGCCTGCGAGCGCAAGTGGACCACCGATTATGCGGCGCAGGTGGGGGTGGGCATCAAGCACAACGGCCTGCGCGTGGACGATGACCCGGCCGTCATTGTACCGCCGGCCTCCTCCGTCGGATGCGGCCAGTGGGACCCCTTCTTCGCCCACTGGCGCGAGGTGCCCACTGCCTGGGAGACCTACCGCACCGTCTATCTGACGGACGACACGCTGGAGTACTGGGGCCTGATCGGCGGCCTCAACAAGCATCCGGACTATTTCAACCTGCAGGCCAATCTCATCACCGAAACCGGCGACCTGGACTTCCTGCGCTTTGTGAACCAGCATACCGGTGTGACGCTGGCCAATACCCCCAGCGTGTGGGTGGCTCTGCGGGAGACCGAACAGACCTGGATGCCCCAGCGCGGCAACTTCGATTTCTGGCTGATCCAGGACGATGGGGTCGCCGGCGGAAAGACGGTGCCGGCGTGGAACGTCAGCAGTTACAAATACGGGCGCTATACCCGCCGCACCGACCAGGGCACCGGCAACCGCTATATGTACTTCCAGATTGACGACGGCTATCTCTACGGCGGCACCAACACCGCTACCGTGCGGGTGACCTATTACGACCAGGGCAACGATACCTGGGAACTGCAGTATGACTCGACTG
This genomic interval from Anaerolineae bacterium contains the following:
- a CDS encoding DNRLRE domain-containing protein, with translation VALGVHLMEWGGETVPDWVFAAGAQTITCNGWRIPKYWDPVFLAKLEHFVQALAARYDNDPRIEWIQIGTGIYGENQPSIDEHDACVEAAMSQDFPSEDLSGVWVGTVKLITDIYARAFQNKAVLLQFAPTFKHACERKWTTDYAAQVGVGIKHNGLRVDDDPAVIVPPASSVGCGQWDPFFAHWREVPTAWETYRTVYLTDDTLEYWGLIGGLNKHPDYFNLQANLITETGDLDFLRFVNQHTGVTLANTPSVWVALRETEQTWMPQRGNFDFWLIQDDGVAGGKTVPAWNVSSYKYGRYTRRTDQGTGNRYMYFQIDDGYLYGGTNTATVRVTYYDQGNDTWELQYDSTAGAYKSAGVVQKTNTGRWLTREFVLTDARFANSQAGGSDFRIDCRGDGDEYIHFVQVIRAGSAPNPTPTPTTPAGATATPTPTRTPTRTPTSAPATPTPTPAGSEFTLVLQRGLNGYTGAVDTWINGWSVDSNYGSDTRLIVRSDDWMASLLKFDLSALPANAYVTSAALQVYIEGRSNSYTVDVSAYKMRREWLAGQATWKQARTNQPWGAPGANDTTVDRDGTPADHQLFASTGVWMSFDVTDMVREWAANPAANYGLVLKGAKGGAGVEYRLASGEYSNASLRPKLVIHYRLDGTAPTATPTPTATPTSAPAPPTPPRTPTNPPATAT